A genome region from Neofelis nebulosa isolate mNeoNeb1 chromosome 14, mNeoNeb1.pri, whole genome shotgun sequence includes the following:
- the PPP1R16A gene encoding protein phosphatase 1 regulatory subunit 16A: MAEHLELLAEMPMVGRMSTQERLKHAQKRRAQQVKMWAQAEKEAQGKKGRQEQPRPWKEAASGRPQKRVLFPPSVALLEAAARNDLEEVRQFLESGVSPDLANEDGLTALHQSCIDDFRDVARQLLDAGAEVNARDSESWTPLHAAATCGHLHLVELLIARGADLLAVNTDGNMPYDLCEDERTLDCLETAMADRGITQDGIEEARALPELHLLDDIRSLLQAGADIDAPRDHGATLLHIAAANGFSEAATLLLQHRASLSAKDRDGWEPLHAAAYWGQVHLVELLVAHGADLNGRSLTDETPLDVCGDEEVRTKLLELKHKHDALLRAQGRQRSLLRRRTSSAGSRGKVVRRVSLTQRTSLYRREHAQEAIVWQQPPPTSPEPPEEDEDGQTDAELRPTSSEEEDPELARPHNGQVGGTPGRHLYSKRLDRSVSYQLSPLDSTAPDALARAKAHHTLAELKRQRAAAKLQRPPPEGPEVPESGLHVDAETPQPERSSRAGGDPPLLKLTAPSEEAPTGKRPCCLLM; this comes from the exons ATGGCCGAGCACCTGGAGCTGCTGGCAGAGATGCCCATGGTGGGCAGGATGAGCACACAGGAGCGGCTGAAGCACGCCCAGAAGCGGCGTGCCCAGCAGGTGAAGATGTGGGCCCAGGCTGAGAAGGAGGCCCAGGGCAAGAAGGGCCGCCAGGAGCAGCCGCGGCCATGGAAGGAGGCAGCCAGCGGCCGGCCACAGAAGCGGGTCCTTTTCCCTCCCAGCGTTGCCCTCCTGGAGGCCGCTGCCCGAAATGACCTGGAGGAAG TCCGCCAGTTCCTCGAGAGCGGGGTCAGCCCTGACCTGGCCAACGAGGATGGCCTGACGGCGCTGCACCAG AGCTGCATCGATGACTTCCGGGACGTGGCACGGCAGCTGCTGGACGCCGGGGCTGAGGTCAACGCCCGTGACAGCGAAAGCTGGACACCCCTGCACGCCGCGGCCACCTGTGGCCACCTGCACCTGGTGGAGCTGCTCATTGCCCG TGGCGCTGACCTCCTGGCCGTCAACACTGACGGGAACATGCCTTACGACCTGTGTGAGGATGAGCGGACGCTGGACTGCCTTGAGACAGCCATGGCCGACCGCG GCATTACCCAGGATGGCATCGAGGAAGCCCGGGCCTTGCCGGAGCTGCACCTGCTGGACGACATCCGAAGCCTGCTGCAGGCAGGGGCCGACATCGACGCCCCCCGGGACCATGGGGCCACGCTG CTCCACATCGCTGCTGCCAACGGGTTCAGTGAGGCGGCCACCCTGCTGCTTCAACACCGAGCCAGCCTGAGCGCCAAGGACCGGGACGGCTGGGAGCCGCTGCACGCGGCTGCCTACTGGGGCCAG GTGCACCTGGTGGAGCTGCTCGTGGCACACGGGGCCGACCTGAACGGGAGGTCTCTGACGGACGAGACACCTCTTG ACGTGTGCGGGGACGAGGAGGTGCGGACCAAGCTGCTGGAGCTGAAGCACAAGCACGATGCGCTCCTGCGCGCCCAGGGCCGCCAGCGCTCTCTGCTGCGCCGCCGCACCTCCAGCGCGGGCAGCCGGGG AAAGGTGGTGAGGAGGGTGAGCCTGACCCAGCGCACCAGCCTGTACCGCAGGGAGCATGCCCAGGAGGCCATCGTGTGGCAACAGCCACCACCCACCAGCCCAGAACCACCCGAGGAGGACGAAGACGGCCAGACGGATGCAGAGCTGCGACCCACGTCCAGCGAG GAGGAGGACCCCGAGTTGGCCAGGCCACACAACGGCCAAGTTGGAGGCACCCCAGGGCGACACCTGTACTCCAAGCGGCTGGACCGGAGTGTCTCCTACCAGCTGAGCCCCCTGgacagcacagcgcccgacgccCTGGCCCGGGCCAAGGCCCACCACACCCTGGCGGAGCTGAAGCGCCAGCGAGCTGCTGCCAAGCTGCAACGGCCCCCACCCGAGGGGCCCGAGGTCCCGGAGTCCGGCCTGCATGTGGACGCCGAGACCCCCCAGCCCGAGCGCAGCTCCAGGGCTGGTGGAGATCCGCCCCTGCTTAAGCTCACGGCACCCTCGGAGGAGGCCCCCACGGGGAAGAGGCCGTGCTGCCTGCTCATGTGA